The Dehalococcoidia bacterium genome includes a window with the following:
- a CDS encoding cell division protein FtsH, producing VARQTVGFSGAELANLVNEAAILAARRTKKLIGPDEFSESIDRVTAGPERRSRVISEHEKEVTAYHEAGHALVAHVLPDADPVAKVTIIARGQAGGYTKTMPEEDRNLVTSDQLEARLAMAMGGRAAEELIFGEVTTGASNDLEQATNIARTMVTRFGMSKKLGPRTFGKRDELVFLGREISEQRDYSDSIAEQIDDEVQSLIGGAYETAMRLLKEYKPNLERISEYLLENETIEGENFADVFDTPAAPAPAG from the coding sequence GGTGGCACGCCAGACAGTTGGATTCAGTGGCGCCGAACTTGCGAACCTTGTGAACGAGGCAGCCATTCTCGCTGCCCGACGCACAAAGAAGCTCATAGGTCCGGACGAGTTCTCAGAGAGTATCGACAGGGTGACAGCTGGACCCGAGCGACGGAGCCGCGTTATCAGTGAACACGAGAAGGAAGTCACCGCCTACCACGAGGCAGGTCATGCCCTGGTAGCCCACGTCCTGCCCGATGCTGATCCCGTCGCCAAGGTGACGATCATCGCACGCGGCCAGGCTGGCGGTTACACGAAGACCATGCCCGAAGAGGACAGAAACCTCGTCACGAGCGATCAGCTCGAAGCGCGACTTGCCATGGCGATGGGAGGGCGGGCAGCTGAAGAGCTCATCTTTGGAGAGGTCACCACGGGCGCGAGCAACGACCTGGAGCAGGCGACGAACATCGCCCGCACAATGGTCACTCGTTTTGGGATGAGCAAGAAGCTCGGGCCTCGCACATTCGGCAAGCGCGACGAACTCGTGTTCCTGGGACGTGAGATATCCGAGCAGAGGGACTACTCGGACAGCATCGCAGAGCAGATCGACGACGAGGTCCAGAGCCTGATCGGTGGCGCGTACGAAACGGCCATGCGTCTCCTCAAAGAGTACAAGCCCAACCTGGAAAGAATTTCCGAGTATCTTCTCGAAAACGAGACGATAGAGGGCGAGAACTTCGCGGACGTCTTCGATACTCCCGCAGCCCCTGCCCCGGCTGGCTGA
- a CDS encoding LLM class F420-dependent oxidoreductase has protein sequence MKLGVVFPQTEIGSDPGGVRAYAEAAEELGYNHIIVFDHVLGANAESRPGWSGAYRHTDAFHEPFVLYGFLAAVTSSVELVTAVIILPQRQTALVAKQAAAVDVLSEGRLRLGIGVGWNPVEYEALGENFHDRGRRSEEQIDLMRKLWTNDLISYEGRWHKVTDAGLNPLPVQQPIPVWFGGAAPQTIRRVATIGDGWFPLFRPDDNGRELIASMREQASEAGRDPSSIGIESWVSIRNSSEDDQRQLIETWDELDATHISVNTMNAGIDSVDGHIEAIRRFKEMAEG, from the coding sequence ATGAAGCTAGGAGTGGTATTCCCGCAAACAGAGATTGGAAGTGACCCCGGTGGAGTGCGAGCGTACGCCGAGGCCGCCGAGGAGTTGGGCTACAACCACATTATCGTGTTCGACCACGTGCTCGGTGCGAACGCCGAATCGAGGCCGGGATGGAGCGGGGCCTATCGGCACACCGACGCCTTCCACGAGCCCTTCGTCCTCTACGGTTTCCTCGCCGCCGTAACAAGCAGCGTTGAGCTCGTAACTGCGGTCATCATCCTGCCGCAGCGCCAGACCGCTCTCGTCGCCAAGCAGGCTGCGGCTGTAGACGTCTTAAGCGAGGGACGACTGAGACTGGGCATTGGCGTAGGCTGGAACCCGGTGGAGTACGAGGCTCTTGGCGAGAACTTCCATGATCGAGGCCGGCGCTCCGAAGAGCAGATCGACCTGATGCGCAAACTCTGGACGAACGACCTCATTTCTTACGAAGGCAGATGGCACAAGGTCACCGACGCCGGTCTCAATCCTCTGCCAGTACAGCAGCCGATCCCCGTCTGGTTCGGTGGGGCCGCTCCTCAGACCATCAGGCGTGTAGCCACTATAGGCGACGGCTGGTTCCCACTTTTCCGCCCTGACGACAACGGCCGCGAGCTGATTGCAAGCATGAGGGAACAGGCCTCAGAAGCTGGGCGCGATCCGTCCTCCATCGGCATCGAGAGCTGGGTGTCCATAAGAAACTCTTCAGAAGACGACCAGCGCCAGTTGATCGAAACGTGGGATGAACTCGACGCCACTCACATCTCTGTAAATACGATGAACGCCGGCATCGACTCCGTGGATGGGCACATCGAAGCGATCCGCAGGTTCAAGGAGATGGCTGAGGGATAG